The DNA region ATGAATTTGCCTCAAAATATGATTATGGTGCTAATCTTGCTTTACCTAGACGCTGCTTTTCATACCATTGTGCGATCGCAGGTACCCACTCTTCAAAATGGGGCCACATCATTTCACACAACTTTTGAATTTCAAGTTGAGCATCTTTCTTATTTCTCAGGTCACAAAAATGCAAGAAAGACCTTAAATTGAAACTAACTACAAAATGCTGGCGATAATCAAAAGGTACTTTACCTCTTGCGTGTTCTTCAGACATTCCACCCTCAAAATCAGCTTTATATCGTTTAGCTGCTTCTAGACACCACTGCAAATCTGCTGCTCGTTGCTCTGGTGAATAATGGTATTTTTTGCCTTGTCTATCAGTGTAATAACCAACGGGACGTAGATAAAAAACATCTTCTATGTCTTTCTTACCTTCTACTACTTCAATAAACTGGTTGCCTGTGTACCTAAAAGACTGAACATCAAATGATACTCCTACCCGATGAGTACGAGCCTGCTGCATCACACTGTGAGGAAAGTAGCCACAGTTAAAAACAATCTGGGGATGCTCTAGAGGCCCATAGTGTCCTCTCTCACCCGCTAATAGTCGCTTAACAATAACTTCGCCGCTTTGTGACTCCGAGGGCCAAGAATCGCGCTCATCATACACGAACCCATCGGTATAGTCTTGGTGCATCGCGGCATAAATCACCTGCTGCGGGTTTGGTGTTTTGGCAATAACCTCTACTCGAAATCGATGCATTAGCTTATGGGGAATGGATTGGTAACTGAGATTGCTTACGCAGAAGGAGCGGAGCCTGTTTGTTATACATAGCTTTGAACTCGATCCATGATCATATCTCTGGCTGGGACTTCTACTTGAGCAGATTAAGATACTTTACAAAAATTAATAAGTTTGTTACAGTTATTTACATAAAGAGAAGACAGGGAAAAATCCATGCGTACAAACACTGC from Nostoc commune NIES-4072 includes:
- the thyX gene encoding FAD-dependent thymidylate synthase, encoding MHRFRVEVIAKTPNPQQVIYAAMHQDYTDGFVYDERDSWPSESQSGEVIVKRLLAGERGHYGPLEHPQIVFNCGYFPHSVMQQARTHRVGVSFDVQSFRYTGNQFIEVVEGKKDIEDVFYLRPVGYYTDRQGKKYHYSPEQRAADLQWCLEAAKRYKADFEGGMSEEHARGKVPFDYRQHFVVSFNLRSFLHFCDLRNKKDAQLEIQKLCEMMWPHFEEWVPAIAQWYEKQRLGKARLAP